In Rhinolophus sinicus isolate RSC01 linkage group LG17, ASM3656204v1, whole genome shotgun sequence, one DNA window encodes the following:
- the CDK18 gene encoding cyclin-dependent kinase 18 isoform X1 yields MNMMKNFKRRFSLSVPRTETIEESLTEFTEQFNQHHEDLQLGPLGGDPQPESSTFSPSDSGEEPRQPSPGMQYRRQSQRRFSMEDISKRLSLPVDIRLPQEFLQKLQLENPDLPKPLSRTSRRASLSDIGFGKLETYVKLDKLGEGTYATVFKGRSKLTENLVALKEIRLEHEEGAPCTAIREVSLLKNLKHANIVTLHDLIHTERSLTLVFEYLDSDLKQYLDHCGNLMSMHNVKIFMFQLLRGLAYCHRRKILHRDLKPQNLLINERGELKLADFGLARAKSVPTKTYSNEVVTLWYRPPDVLLGSTEYSTPIDMWGVGCIHYEMATGRPLFPGSTVKEELHLIFRLLGTPTEETWPGVMALSEFRSYSFPQYLPQPLISHAPRLDTEGINLLTSLLLYESKSRMSAEAALNHPYFRSLGERVHQLEDTASIFSLKEIQLQKDPGYRGLAFQQPGRGKNRRQSIF; encoded by the exons ATGAACATGATGAAGAACTTTAAGCGTCGCTTCTCCCTGTCTGTGCCCCGCACCGAGACTATTGAGGAGTCCTTGACTGAGTTCACAGAGCAGTTCAACCAGCACCATGAGG ACCTGCAGCTTGGTCCGCTTGGCGGAGACCCCCAGCCAGAGTCCAGCACCTTCTCTCCCTCAGACAGTGGGGAGGAGCCCCGGCAGCCGTCCCCTGGCATGCAGTACCGGCGACAGAGCCAGCGCCGCTTCTCCATGGAG GACATCAGTAAGAGGCTCTCTCTGCCCGTGGACATCCGGCTGCCCCAGGAATTCTTGCAGAAGCTGCAATTGGAGAACCCAGACCTGCCCAAACCGCTCAGTCGCACGTCCCGCCGAGCATCCCTG TCAGATATCGGCTTTGGGAAACTGGAAACATATGTGAAACTGGACAAACTGGGGGAG GGCACCTATGCCACAGTCTTCAAGGGGCGCAGTAAACTGACAGAGAACCTCGTGGCCCTGAAGGAGATCCGGCTGGAGCATGAGGAGGGGGCGCCCTGCACTGCCATCCGAGAGG TGTCTCTACTGAAGAACCTAAAGCACGCCAATATTGTCACCCTGCACGACCTCATCCATACGGAGCGGTCCCTCACCCTGGTGTTTGAGTACCTG GACAGTGACCTGAAGCAGTACCTGGACCACTGTGGAAACCTCATGAGTATGCACAATGTCAAG aTTTTCATGTTCCAGCTGCTCCGGGGCCTTGCCTACTGCCACCGCCGCAAGATCCTGCATCGGGACCTGAAACCGCAGAACCTGCTTATCAACGAGAGGGGGGAGCTGAAGCTGGCTGACTTTG GACTGGCCCGGGCCAAGTCAGTCCCCACGAAGACCTACTCCAATGAGGTGGTGACTCTGTGGTACAGGCCCCCTGATGTCCTGCTGGGGTCCACAGAGTACTCCACCCCCATCGATATGTG GGGCGTGGGCTGCATCCACTACGAGATGGCCACAGGGAGGCCCCTCTTCCCCGGCTCCACGGTCAAGGAGGAGCTGCACCTCATCTTCCGACTCCTCG GGACCCCTACAGAAGAGACGTGGCCCGGAGTAATGGCCCTGTCGGAGTTCCGTTCCTACAGCTTCCCACAGTACCTACCCCAGCCGCTCATCAGCCACGCTCCCAG GTTGGACACCGAGGGCATCAACCTCCTGACCAGCCTCCTCCTG TATGAATCGAAGAGTCGCATGTCAGCAGAGGCAGCCCTGAACCACCCATACTTCCGGTCTCTGGGAGAGCGTGTACACCAGCTTGAAGACA ctGCCTCCATCTTCTCCCTGAAGGAGATCCAGCTCCAGAAGGACCCAGGCTACCGGGGCCTGGCCTTTCAGCAGCCAG GACGAGGGAAGAACCGAAGACAGAGCATCTTCTGA
- the CDK18 gene encoding cyclin-dependent kinase 18 isoform X2 gives MNMMKNFKRRFSLSVPRTETIEESLTEFTEQFNQHHEDSGEEPRQPSPGMQYRRQSQRRFSMEDISKRLSLPVDIRLPQEFLQKLQLENPDLPKPLSRTSRRASLSDIGFGKLETYVKLDKLGEGTYATVFKGRSKLTENLVALKEIRLEHEEGAPCTAIREVSLLKNLKHANIVTLHDLIHTERSLTLVFEYLDSDLKQYLDHCGNLMSMHNVKIFMFQLLRGLAYCHRRKILHRDLKPQNLLINERGELKLADFGLARAKSVPTKTYSNEVVTLWYRPPDVLLGSTEYSTPIDMWGVGCIHYEMATGRPLFPGSTVKEELHLIFRLLGTPTEETWPGVMALSEFRSYSFPQYLPQPLISHAPRLDTEGINLLTSLLLYESKSRMSAEAALNHPYFRSLGERVHQLEDTASIFSLKEIQLQKDPGYRGLAFQQPGRGKNRRQSIF, from the exons ATGAACATGATGAAGAACTTTAAGCGTCGCTTCTCCCTGTCTGTGCCCCGCACCGAGACTATTGAGGAGTCCTTGACTGAGTTCACAGAGCAGTTCAACCAGCACCATGAGG ACAGTGGGGAGGAGCCCCGGCAGCCGTCCCCTGGCATGCAGTACCGGCGACAGAGCCAGCGCCGCTTCTCCATGGAG GACATCAGTAAGAGGCTCTCTCTGCCCGTGGACATCCGGCTGCCCCAGGAATTCTTGCAGAAGCTGCAATTGGAGAACCCAGACCTGCCCAAACCGCTCAGTCGCACGTCCCGCCGAGCATCCCTG TCAGATATCGGCTTTGGGAAACTGGAAACATATGTGAAACTGGACAAACTGGGGGAG GGCACCTATGCCACAGTCTTCAAGGGGCGCAGTAAACTGACAGAGAACCTCGTGGCCCTGAAGGAGATCCGGCTGGAGCATGAGGAGGGGGCGCCCTGCACTGCCATCCGAGAGG TGTCTCTACTGAAGAACCTAAAGCACGCCAATATTGTCACCCTGCACGACCTCATCCATACGGAGCGGTCCCTCACCCTGGTGTTTGAGTACCTG GACAGTGACCTGAAGCAGTACCTGGACCACTGTGGAAACCTCATGAGTATGCACAATGTCAAG aTTTTCATGTTCCAGCTGCTCCGGGGCCTTGCCTACTGCCACCGCCGCAAGATCCTGCATCGGGACCTGAAACCGCAGAACCTGCTTATCAACGAGAGGGGGGAGCTGAAGCTGGCTGACTTTG GACTGGCCCGGGCCAAGTCAGTCCCCACGAAGACCTACTCCAATGAGGTGGTGACTCTGTGGTACAGGCCCCCTGATGTCCTGCTGGGGTCCACAGAGTACTCCACCCCCATCGATATGTG GGGCGTGGGCTGCATCCACTACGAGATGGCCACAGGGAGGCCCCTCTTCCCCGGCTCCACGGTCAAGGAGGAGCTGCACCTCATCTTCCGACTCCTCG GGACCCCTACAGAAGAGACGTGGCCCGGAGTAATGGCCCTGTCGGAGTTCCGTTCCTACAGCTTCCCACAGTACCTACCCCAGCCGCTCATCAGCCACGCTCCCAG GTTGGACACCGAGGGCATCAACCTCCTGACCAGCCTCCTCCTG TATGAATCGAAGAGTCGCATGTCAGCAGAGGCAGCCCTGAACCACCCATACTTCCGGTCTCTGGGAGAGCGTGTACACCAGCTTGAAGACA ctGCCTCCATCTTCTCCCTGAAGGAGATCCAGCTCCAGAAGGACCCAGGCTACCGGGGCCTGGCCTTTCAGCAGCCAG GACGAGGGAAGAACCGAAGACAGAGCATCTTCTGA